One genomic region from Curtobacterium sp. 9128 encodes:
- a CDS encoding NUDIX domain-containing protein, protein MSLPADAPTLRVSALLLVRDRRVLMVRARQRDVLYLPGGKAEAHETDVEAVVREAFEETGLQLTAADVDEFAVVTEPAHGQAPGTMVAMTLFLVRPGGPLDSATPVASAEVDEVEWVTSADRDRCPPAGIETIRLLTQAGLID, encoded by the coding sequence CTGAGCCTCCCGGCCGACGCTCCCACGCTGCGTGTCAGCGCGCTGCTGCTGGTCCGTGACCGGCGCGTGCTCATGGTGCGAGCGCGACAGCGCGACGTGCTCTACCTGCCTGGCGGCAAGGCCGAGGCACACGAGACCGACGTCGAGGCCGTGGTGCGGGAGGCGTTCGAGGAGACCGGTCTCCAGCTCACCGCCGCCGACGTCGACGAGTTCGCCGTCGTCACCGAGCCGGCGCACGGGCAAGCTCCGGGGACGATGGTCGCGATGACCCTCTTCCTGGTCCGGCCAGGAGGCCCGCTGGACTCCGCCACGCCGGTCGCCTCCGCAGAAGTGGACGAGGTCGAGTGGGTCACCTCGGCGGACCGGGACCGGTGCCCGCCGGCTGGC
- a CDS encoding glutamyl-tRNA reductase yields MLICLTASHRNASFDLLERLSIGAPAAASRLVTESDVLDGAVVLATCNRFEAYLDIAGDSDSAVSATVEAVASASGLAGTDVLDSVSVLGGKDVVQHLFAVSSGLESVVIGETEISGQVRRSLEDARANGTTTSDLERLFQEAAHTSRGVKTRTRIGAAGRSLVRLGLELASSRVTDWAQTNVLLVGTGSYAATTIAALRDRGAERIQVYSPSGRAPWFAAKHDLVAAHDLRRAIATSDVVITCTSSEVPVIEPADLDDGVRRIVIDLGLPRNVDPDATHVDGVELLDLETISIHAPISELNAESEARAMVDDAVSRFRAQALEQSTTPALVAFRKHVFDILDDEIDRANRRGDSTPESAEHTERALRHLVGVLLHRPSVRARELGRAGRGEEFVGALEALYGVRPEPEAELDVPTPVVPLADRTAPVRNDEADAS; encoded by the coding sequence GTGCTCATCTGTCTCACGGCGTCGCATCGCAACGCCAGCTTCGACCTCCTGGAGCGACTGAGCATCGGCGCCCCCGCGGCCGCCTCCCGACTGGTCACCGAGTCGGACGTCCTCGACGGTGCCGTGGTCCTCGCGACCTGCAACCGCTTCGAGGCCTACCTCGACATCGCCGGCGACAGCGACTCCGCCGTGTCCGCCACGGTTGAGGCCGTCGCCAGCGCCAGCGGACTGGCCGGCACCGACGTCCTCGACTCCGTCTCCGTGCTCGGCGGCAAGGACGTCGTCCAGCACCTCTTCGCCGTCTCCAGCGGCCTGGAGTCCGTGGTCATCGGCGAGACCGAGATCTCAGGACAGGTCCGCCGCTCGCTCGAGGACGCGCGCGCCAACGGCACCACCACCTCCGACCTCGAGCGGCTCTTCCAGGAAGCCGCGCACACCTCCCGCGGCGTCAAGACCCGCACCCGCATCGGGGCGGCCGGTCGCTCGCTCGTGCGCCTCGGCCTCGAACTCGCGTCGTCCCGCGTGACCGACTGGGCGCAGACGAACGTGCTCCTCGTCGGGACGGGCAGCTACGCGGCCACGACGATCGCCGCACTGCGCGACCGCGGAGCCGAGCGCATCCAGGTGTACTCGCCGTCCGGCCGCGCCCCGTGGTTCGCCGCGAAGCACGACCTCGTCGCCGCCCACGACCTGCGCCGGGCGATCGCCACGAGCGACGTCGTCATCACCTGCACCTCGAGCGAGGTCCCGGTGATCGAGCCGGCCGACCTCGACGACGGGGTGCGGCGCATCGTCATCGACCTCGGGCTCCCCCGCAACGTCGACCCAGACGCCACGCACGTCGACGGCGTCGAGCTGCTCGACCTCGAGACCATCAGCATCCACGCGCCCATCTCCGAGCTGAATGCCGAGTCGGAAGCCAGGGCGATGGTCGACGACGCCGTGTCCCGCTTCCGTGCGCAGGCGCTCGAGCAGTCGACGACCCCGGCGCTCGTGGCGTTCCGGAAGCACGTCTTCGACATCCTCGACGACGAGATCGACCGCGCCAACCGACGCGGGGACAGCACGCCGGAGTCGGCGGAGCACACCGAGCGGGCGCTCCGGCACCTCGTCGGCGTCCTGCTGCACCGTCCGTCGGTCCGCGCACGCGAGCTGGGTCGCGCAGGGCGCGGCGAGGAGTTCGTCGGCGCGCTCGAGGCCCTCTACGGTGTGCGCCCGGAACCCGAGGCGGAACTGGACGTCCCCACCCCCGTCGTGCCGCTGGCGGACCGGACCGCCCCGGTGCGCAACGACGAGGCGGACGCGAGCTGA
- the hemE gene encoding uroporphyrinogen decarboxylase — MTDASTAVLPATHPLADGRTARSPLVRALRGDRPETLPVWFMRQAGRSLPEYRELRVGTAMLDACLDPAMASEITLQPVRRHGVDAGIFFSDIVVPIKLAGVDVEIVPGRGPVLGSPIRTAADVDALESLDPAALAPIAEAVQRTVAELGSTPLIGFAGAPFTLAAYLVEGGPSKDHIRARTLMHAEPETWSRLLAWAAEVSGTFLRAQVLAGASAAQLFDSWVGSLSRADYLEHVAPHSAAALAHVADLGVPRIHFGVGSGEVLRDMTTLGTDAVQVDAVGVDWRLPLDEAVARVGTGVTVQGNVDPAMLSAPWEVLEAHVRDVVRRGGAARAHVVNLGHGVPPETDPTVLTRLVELVHALGDGTDVAGSPA, encoded by the coding sequence GTGACCGACGCATCCACAGCCGTACTGCCCGCAACGCACCCGCTCGCCGACGGTCGCACCGCCCGATCCCCGCTGGTCAGGGCGCTTCGCGGGGACCGCCCCGAGACGCTGCCGGTGTGGTTCATGCGCCAGGCCGGACGGTCGCTCCCCGAGTACCGCGAGCTCCGCGTCGGCACCGCGATGCTCGACGCGTGCCTCGACCCGGCGATGGCGTCCGAGATCACGCTGCAGCCCGTCCGCCGGCACGGGGTGGACGCCGGCATCTTCTTCAGCGACATCGTCGTCCCGATCAAGCTCGCGGGTGTGGACGTCGAGATCGTCCCCGGTCGCGGCCCGGTCCTCGGTTCCCCGATCCGCACGGCTGCTGACGTCGACGCGCTCGAGTCGCTCGACCCGGCCGCGCTCGCACCGATCGCCGAGGCCGTCCAGCGCACCGTCGCCGAACTCGGGAGCACCCCGCTCATCGGGTTCGCCGGTGCCCCGTTCACCCTCGCTGCCTACCTGGTCGAGGGCGGCCCGTCGAAGGACCACATCCGCGCCCGCACGCTCATGCACGCCGAGCCGGAGACGTGGTCGCGCCTGCTCGCGTGGGCGGCCGAGGTGTCGGGGACGTTCCTCCGCGCCCAGGTGCTCGCCGGGGCATCGGCCGCACAGCTCTTCGACTCGTGGGTCGGGTCGCTCTCCCGCGCCGACTACCTCGAGCACGTCGCACCGCACTCCGCCGCGGCGCTCGCGCACGTGGCCGACCTCGGCGTCCCGCGCATCCACTTCGGCGTCGGCAGCGGTGAGGTCCTGCGGGACATGACGACCCTCGGCACCGACGCGGTCCAGGTGGACGCGGTCGGCGTCGACTGGCGGCTCCCGTTGGACGAGGCCGTCGCCCGCGTCGGCACCGGCGTCACCGTGCAGGGCAACGTCGACCCGGCGATGCTCTCCGCGCCGTGGGAGGTGCTCGAGGCGCACGTGCGCGACGTTGTCCGTCGCGGTGGCGCTGCACGCGCGCACGTCGTGAACCTCGGGCACGGTGTCCCGCCGGAGACCGACCCGACCGTGCTGACCCGCCTGGTCGAGCTCGTGCACGCGCTCGGGGACGGAACCGACGTCGCCGGGAGCCCCGCGTGA
- a CDS encoding FAD-dependent oxidoreductase: MTEAIVVGGGVAGLVAARDLAKAGVHVVLVEASGTLGGMVRRHTVAGIDLDMAADSFATRTDAVSTLAIELGLGNDVVAPDPRGAWLMTRSGRVAPIPATGLLGIPGSPMAADVLAVVGQGAAFRAQLDSLIPSPVGAKARSLGELVRKRMGARVLDDLVVPIVAGVHSTHPDDLDPDRVAPGLRAALQREGSLARAVLALRERATAGSAVQGIRGGIVRIVDELVRDMETYRVDVRLHTRATAIERAAVEVRGADGTTERLVADHVLSAVPDPHRPAAPNRTGIELVTVVVDQPALDAAPRGTGMLVHPDATGVRAKALTHATAKWPWLADAADGRHVLRLSYATSAADPADVGTSLPIDPRSETGVRATTDATTLLGTPIAPEDVLGAARVLWNGPDGGASGLADGVVGIGEGSRGRGLAGIVDGTRSAVRGLLGS; encoded by the coding sequence GTGACGGAGGCGATCGTCGTCGGCGGCGGGGTCGCCGGGCTCGTCGCCGCTCGTGACCTCGCCAAGGCCGGGGTGCACGTGGTGCTCGTCGAGGCCTCCGGCACGCTCGGCGGCATGGTCCGCCGGCACACCGTCGCCGGCATCGACCTCGACATGGCGGCGGACTCGTTCGCGACGAGGACCGACGCCGTGTCGACGCTCGCGATCGAACTCGGCCTCGGCAACGACGTCGTCGCGCCCGACCCCCGGGGTGCGTGGCTCATGACGCGCTCCGGCAGGGTCGCCCCGATCCCCGCGACCGGGCTCCTCGGCATCCCCGGCAGCCCCATGGCCGCCGACGTGCTCGCCGTCGTCGGCCAGGGCGCCGCCTTCCGGGCCCAACTCGACTCCCTCATCCCGTCACCCGTCGGCGCGAAGGCCCGGTCGCTCGGCGAGCTCGTCCGGAAGCGGATGGGCGCGAGGGTCCTCGACGACCTCGTCGTCCCGATCGTCGCCGGTGTCCACTCCACGCACCCGGACGACCTCGACCCCGACCGTGTCGCACCGGGACTCCGTGCCGCCCTGCAGCGCGAGGGCTCCCTCGCCCGCGCCGTGCTCGCGCTCCGCGAACGTGCGACGGCCGGCTCCGCGGTGCAGGGCATCCGGGGCGGGATCGTCCGGATCGTCGACGAGCTCGTCCGTGACATGGAGACGTACCGGGTGGACGTCCGGCTGCACACCCGTGCGACTGCGATCGAGCGCGCCGCGGTCGAGGTGCGGGGAGCGGACGGCACCACCGAGCGACTCGTCGCCGACCACGTCCTGTCGGCGGTGCCCGACCCGCACCGACCGGCGGCACCGAACCGCACCGGCATCGAGCTCGTCACCGTGGTGGTCGACCAGCCCGCCCTCGACGCCGCGCCGCGCGGCACCGGGATGCTCGTGCACCCGGATGCCACCGGTGTGCGGGCAAAGGCGCTCACGCACGCCACCGCGAAGTGGCCGTGGCTGGCCGATGCGGCCGACGGGCGCCACGTCCTGCGACTCAGCTATGCGACGTCCGCAGCCGACCCGGCGGACGTGGGTACGAGCCTCCCGATCGACCCGCGGAGCGAGACCGGCGTGCGGGCGACGACGGACGCGACCACCCTGCTCGGGACGCCGATCGCCCCGGAGGACGTCCTCGGAGCAGCCCGCGTCCTCTGGAACGGTCCGGACGGCGGCGCCTCCGGCCTCGCCGACGGCGTCGTCGGGATCGGGGAGGGGTCCCGCGGTCGGGGGCTCGCCGGGATCGTCGACGGAACCAGGTCCGCCGTGCGGGGTCTGCTCGGTTCCTGA
- a CDS encoding phage holin family protein gives MTDTRDRKPRSLFGLVGDVPQLVKNLVKGEIALLKAELVGKAKVFAIAAGLLIAALVIVLYAIGVLLTAAVMGLATVMPAWLAALVVAFVMLVVAAILGFVGWKRFKKGLPITPKRTIDSVKNDINAVKGMGKKPTPETQHASRKPDVGGRF, from the coding sequence ATGACCGACACCCGTGACCGGAAACCGCGATCGCTGTTCGGTCTCGTCGGGGACGTCCCACAGCTCGTCAAGAACCTCGTCAAGGGTGAGATCGCGCTCCTCAAGGCCGAGCTGGTCGGCAAGGCGAAGGTCTTCGCGATCGCCGCGGGGCTGCTCATCGCGGCGCTCGTCATCGTGCTGTACGCGATCGGCGTGCTGCTGACGGCCGCCGTGATGGGCCTCGCGACGGTCATGCCCGCGTGGCTGGCTGCGCTGGTCGTCGCCTTCGTGATGCTGGTCGTCGCCGCGATCCTCGGGTTCGTCGGCTGGAAGCGTTTCAAGAAGGGGCTGCCGATCACGCCGAAGCGCACGATCGACAGCGTGAAGAACGACATCAACGCGGTGAAGGGCATGGGCAAGAAGCCCACACCAGAGACCCAGCACGCGTCCCGCAAGCCGGACGTCGGCGGCCGGTTCTGA
- a CDS encoding DUF3618 domain-containing protein — MTDQHPHDQLADDVAATRAQLFDTLDAIEDKLNVPKQIGIAASKVKRGAQENPVPYLAGLAAGVAVVGGIVVSVLRRR; from the coding sequence GTGACCGACCAGCACCCCCACGACCAGCTCGCCGACGACGTCGCCGCGACCCGTGCCCAGCTCTTCGACACCCTCGACGCGATCGAAGACAAGCTCAACGTGCCGAAGCAGATCGGCATCGCTGCGTCGAAGGTGAAGCGCGGCGCGCAGGAGAACCCGGTGCCGTACCTGGCCGGGCTCGCAGCGGGCGTGGCAGTGGTCGGGGGTATCGTCGTATCGGTGCTCCGACGGCGGTAG
- the hemQ gene encoding hydrogen peroxide-dependent heme synthase: MSSTVPTHEPSADSGIDPNLLTAYALWAVFRRPLGPIHTVGDDAVAELDAVVTAAADRGVTIRGFYDVSGFRADADVMIWLHGDDAQAIQAVLREIRRTGLFQDAEPVWHAMAMHREAEFNKRHTPAFLRGKDPEAWITVYPFVRSYEWYLLPEEERSTMLRDHGIAGAKYRRVLTNTIATFALSDYEWILPLESPDLVDLVDLMRDLRYTEARMHVREEVPFFTGRRVTTAELPEVLS; the protein is encoded by the coding sequence ATGAGTTCCACCGTGCCCACGCACGAGCCGTCTGCTGACTCCGGGATCGACCCGAACCTCCTCACGGCGTACGCGCTGTGGGCCGTGTTCCGCCGGCCCCTCGGCCCGATCCACACCGTCGGTGACGACGCCGTGGCCGAGCTCGACGCCGTCGTGACCGCCGCCGCCGACCGTGGCGTGACCATCCGCGGGTTCTACGACGTCTCCGGCTTCCGTGCCGACGCGGACGTCATGATCTGGCTGCACGGCGACGACGCGCAGGCGATCCAGGCCGTGCTGCGCGAGATCCGCCGGACCGGGTTGTTCCAGGACGCCGAACCGGTGTGGCACGCGATGGCGATGCACCGCGAGGCCGAGTTCAACAAGCGGCACACCCCCGCGTTCCTCCGCGGCAAGGACCCGGAAGCGTGGATCACGGTGTACCCGTTCGTCCGCTCCTACGAGTGGTACCTCCTGCCCGAGGAAGAGCGCAGCACGATGCTCCGCGACCACGGGATCGCCGGCGCGAAGTACCGCCGCGTGCTGACGAACACCATCGCCACCTTCGCCCTGAGCGACTACGAGTGGATCCTGCCGCTCGAGAGCCCCGACCTGGTGGACCTCGTCGACCTGATGCGCGACCTGCGCTACACCGAGGCGCGCATGCACGTGCGCGAAGAGGTCCCCTTCTTCACCGGTCGTCGGGTGACGACCGCCGAGCTGCCGGAGGTCCTGTCATGA
- a CDS encoding ferrochelatase, translated as MTDTSKITNGQLVIAATPAAADGPEHVETPVAYDAILLAGFGGPEGQDDVIPFLRNVTRGRGIPDERLEEVAHHYRHFGGVSPINAQNRALKAALEAELAARGIDMPVLWGNRNWEPYLEDAFTEAAEKGHTKLIAIATSAYSSFSSCRQYREDYARVLDATGLIDTIQVDKVRQFFDHPGFVRPFVDGVRDGIAQAIAENDGLDVANELQILFSTHSIPSTDAAKSGPDFRGFGDGGAYAAQHEAVAQVVLDQAWAELLEQPEHAHLQGTTKPAWKLVYQSRSGPPTQPWLEPDINDYMNEELKGGPTRAVLIVPLGFVSDHMEVMWDLDEEATETAEELGFWSIRTQTPGVDPAYVAGLVDLVLERVNGTPTAERPHMTDIGPWYDVCRPGCCENERAGFKPAAAGLAP; from the coding sequence ATGACCGACACGTCCAAGATCACGAACGGCCAGCTGGTGATCGCCGCGACCCCCGCTGCTGCGGACGGCCCCGAGCACGTCGAGACCCCGGTGGCGTACGACGCCATCCTGCTCGCCGGGTTCGGCGGACCAGAGGGCCAGGACGACGTCATCCCGTTCCTCCGCAACGTCACGCGTGGCCGTGGCATCCCGGACGAGCGACTCGAAGAGGTCGCGCACCACTACCGCCACTTCGGCGGGGTCAGCCCGATCAACGCCCAGAACCGTGCGCTGAAGGCCGCGCTCGAGGCAGAGCTCGCCGCGCGCGGGATCGACATGCCGGTCCTCTGGGGCAACCGCAACTGGGAGCCCTACCTCGAGGACGCCTTCACCGAGGCGGCCGAGAAGGGTCACACCAAGCTCATCGCCATCGCCACGAGCGCCTACTCGTCGTTCTCGAGCTGCCGGCAGTACCGCGAGGACTACGCCCGCGTGCTCGACGCCACCGGCCTGATCGACACGATCCAGGTCGACAAGGTCCGGCAGTTCTTCGACCACCCGGGCTTCGTCCGTCCGTTCGTCGATGGTGTGCGGGACGGCATCGCACAGGCGATCGCCGAGAACGACGGACTCGACGTCGCGAACGAGCTGCAGATCCTGTTCTCGACGCACTCGATCCCGTCGACCGACGCCGCCAAGTCCGGTCCGGACTTCCGTGGCTTCGGCGACGGCGGTGCGTACGCCGCCCAGCACGAGGCCGTCGCCCAGGTCGTCCTCGACCAGGCGTGGGCGGAGCTCCTCGAGCAGCCGGAGCACGCGCACCTGCAGGGCACGACGAAGCCGGCGTGGAAGCTCGTCTACCAGTCGCGCTCCGGCCCGCCGACGCAGCCGTGGCTCGAGCCCGACATCAACGACTACATGAACGAGGAGCTCAAGGGCGGCCCGACCCGCGCGGTGCTCATCGTGCCGCTCGGCTTCGTGAGCGACCACATGGAGGTCATGTGGGACCTCGACGAAGAGGCGACCGAGACCGCCGAGGAGCTCGGCTTCTGGTCGATCCGCACGCAGACGCCCGGCGTCGACCCGGCGTACGTCGCCGGCCTCGTCGACCTGGTGCTCGAGCGCGTCAATGGCACCCCGACCGCGGAGCGTCCGCACATGACGGACATCGGCCCCTGGTACGACGTCTGCCGTCCGGGGTGCTGCGAGAACGAGCGTGCCGGGTTCAAGCCGGCGGCTGCCGGGCTCGCACCGTGA
- the hemC gene encoding hydroxymethylbilane synthase — MTDEQPAAGGPTPIRLGTRASRLAVAQSQDIADRLSKAAGRPVELVTVTSEGDTNRASLASLGGTGVFASALREALVANEVDVLVHSLKDLPTAPYPGLTIGAVPKRADARDVLVARNTATLDSLPEGAKVGTGSPRRVAQLKAKRPDLEVVDIRGNIDTRMGRVEDDLDAVVLAAAGLGRIERLNEATELLDLGFWPSAPGQGALAVEIRSDEVDRNLLAALRKIEHAATRLTVSAERRVLEKLEAGCSAPIGATAIVDAEMLLVSATVYRPDGSEYRTASHAAVLDGSAQERLADALEVGDRVAAELLENGAADLADIATSSE, encoded by the coding sequence GTGACCGACGAGCAGCCGGCCGCCGGTGGCCCGACGCCGATCCGGCTCGGGACCCGCGCCAGCCGGCTCGCGGTCGCGCAGTCGCAGGACATCGCCGACCGTCTGTCGAAGGCGGCCGGTCGTCCGGTCGAACTCGTCACGGTGACGAGCGAGGGCGACACGAACCGTGCGTCGCTGGCATCGCTCGGCGGCACCGGCGTCTTCGCCAGCGCCCTGCGCGAGGCCCTCGTCGCGAACGAGGTCGACGTCCTCGTGCACTCGCTCAAGGACCTGCCGACGGCGCCGTACCCGGGGCTGACGATCGGCGCGGTGCCGAAGCGTGCCGACGCCCGTGACGTCCTGGTGGCCCGGAACACCGCCACGCTCGACTCCCTGCCGGAGGGCGCGAAGGTCGGCACGGGGTCGCCCCGCCGCGTCGCCCAGCTCAAGGCGAAGCGCCCAGACCTCGAGGTCGTGGACATCCGCGGCAACATCGACACCCGCATGGGCCGCGTGGAGGACGACCTCGACGCCGTGGTGCTCGCCGCCGCCGGCCTCGGCCGCATCGAGCGACTGAACGAGGCGACCGAGCTCCTCGACCTCGGTTTCTGGCCGAGTGCTCCCGGGCAGGGCGCGCTCGCGGTCGAGATCCGTTCGGACGAAGTCGACCGGAACCTCTTGGCTGCGCTCCGGAAGATCGAGCACGCGGCGACGCGACTGACCGTGTCGGCCGAGCGTCGGGTCCTCGAGAAGCTCGAGGCGGGCTGCTCCGCACCGATCGGCGCCACGGCCATCGTCGACGCCGAGATGCTGCTCGTCTCGGCCACGGTCTACCGACCGGACGGATCCGAGTACCGCACCGCGTCGCACGCCGCCGTCCTCGACGGCTCGGCGCAGGAGCGTCTCGCCGACGCGCTCGAGGTCGGTGACCGCGTCGCGGCCGAGCTCCTCGAGAACGGTGCCGCCGACCTGGCGGACATCGCGACGTCGTCGGAGTAG
- the hemB gene encoding porphobilinogen synthase, with translation MTGRFPQVRPRRLRATPAMRRLVAETRLHPSELVLPMFIREGATSAVDISSMPGVQQHSLDSFRRALVDAADAGIGGVNLFGVPVSKDATGSGATDPDGILNVAIRIAREEVGDALVVQSDLCLDEFTDHGHCGVLAADGSVDNDATLLRYRDMAVAQAEAGAELVCMSGMMDGQIAAARDALDAAGFTGTALLAYAAKYASAFYGPFREAVSSSLVGDRRTYQIDAANGRQGLREVALDVDEGADIVMVKPAMSYLDVLASTAATSPVPVWAYQISGEYAMITAAAQNGWIDRDAAAMESLVGIKRAGADAILTYFAVDIARTLRQEGI, from the coding sequence GTGACCGGCCGCTTCCCCCAGGTCCGCCCCCGCCGACTCCGCGCCACCCCGGCGATGCGTCGTCTGGTGGCCGAGACCCGTCTCCACCCGTCCGAGCTCGTGCTGCCGATGTTCATCCGCGAGGGCGCCACGTCCGCGGTGGACATCTCGAGCATGCCCGGGGTGCAGCAGCACTCGCTCGACTCGTTCCGGCGCGCGCTCGTCGACGCCGCCGACGCCGGGATCGGCGGGGTGAACCTGTTCGGCGTGCCCGTCTCGAAGGACGCGACCGGTTCGGGTGCGACCGACCCCGACGGCATCCTCAACGTGGCGATCCGCATCGCGCGTGAAGAGGTGGGTGACGCGCTCGTCGTGCAGTCCGACCTGTGCCTCGACGAGTTCACCGACCACGGGCACTGCGGTGTCCTGGCCGCGGACGGCAGTGTCGACAACGACGCGACCCTGCTGCGCTACCGCGACATGGCGGTCGCCCAGGCCGAGGCCGGCGCCGAGCTCGTCTGCATGAGCGGCATGATGGACGGCCAGATCGCCGCCGCACGTGACGCGCTCGATGCCGCGGGGTTCACCGGCACCGCACTCCTCGCGTACGCGGCGAAGTACGCGTCGGCGTTCTACGGCCCCTTCCGCGAGGCCGTGTCGTCGTCGCTCGTCGGCGACCGGCGGACCTACCAGATCGATGCCGCGAACGGTCGCCAGGGCCTCCGCGAGGTGGCTCTGGACGTGGACGAGGGCGCCGACATCGTGATGGTGAAGCCCGCGATGAGCTACCTCGACGTCCTCGCGTCGACCGCTGCGACGTCGCCGGTCCCGGTCTGGGCGTACCAGATCTCCGGCGAGTACGCGATGATCACCGCGGCGGCGCAGAACGGCTGGATCGACCGCGACGCCGCCGCGATGGAGTCGCTCGTCGGCATCAAGCGCGCCGGCGCCGACGCGATCCTGACCTACTTCGCGGTCGACATCGCCCGCACGCTCCGCCAGGAAGGCATCTGA